ctgggcaataagagtgaaactctgtctcaaaagcaaccaccataaaaacaaagaaacaaaaaattaggcaaTTGTGCACATTTTTGGTCtggcattttacaaaatatacCCCTTCCTTATTCTCTAGGTTTTTCCCATACCTAATGCTGAACCTGGATTATGGCCTTCTGTATTCTCATTCTAAATTAGTCCAGCTCCCTTTATTCAAATAATTCCTGAAATCTTATCCCTCCAGAATTTTCCACAATGAATTAGAAGTAACAAATTTGTAAGTTTGGTGACAACATTTCTGCATTTACTAGGATAGTGGTGATTTCAAATATCCTCCTTTGTTCTTACTATACACCTTCACTTACTTGTCAGGGCGCATGTCCTGATTATTGGTTAGACCATGTATATCCCCACCAAGCCTTAACATGCCAATGCCGTCTTTTCCCTCATCTGTACTCCAGCAAATACACAACTACCTCACTACATGTAAAGAACTTAATTGACATTTGTGCTACTTTATGTATTTCATTTGTATCCAGGACAAAAATATAGGATACATAAGACATCTGGGGAGAAGAGGCCACTAGGATGGGGTgagaaggaagggggaggagagaggCTGAAAGCTTAGCAGTAGCCCACTTTTGTCTCAGGAGAGGGGAATGACAGCCAGCAGGTAGTTGAGTATACATTGCAAACAAATAGGATAGCTAGGACTGTgacacaaaatgaaacaaaaattgctAAATGGTATCTCTTCAATATAAGTttgctgaatggatgaatgaagaaataactAAACACATGATCTTCTCCTGGAACAGGTTGTTTgactaaatatattttacaaacttGATACtttttccagttatttttaaagtgtaggCTTCATGTTTTAGAAGGTTGAGTGACTATCCAGAATGTCTTCCAAGTCTGATTTTgatttttgtgttaaaaaaaagctttggagttttaaagtatatttaccATCTTTAAGAGGATTGTTCTTATAGCACAGCCACCTGAAGATCATACACTGCTCAAAATTGTTTTGCTgggtgtttttgagatggagtcttgttctgtcacccaggctaaagtgtgatggtacgatctcggctcactgcagcctccacctcctgggttcatgctattctgcctcagcctcctgagtagctgtgattacaggcacgcacaacgactcctggataatttttgtattcttagtagagatgagattttaccatgtttgccaggctggtcttgaactcctgacttcttgtGATCCACTGCCtacccctcccaaagtgctgggattagaggtgtgagccaccactcctgcctACCTCTTTAATAGATAGGGGTTTTGAATTCTGAgaagaacaaaaatttttaaatttttttaaaaaaataagggtGAATggccaagtgctgtggctcacacctgtaatcccagtactttgagaggccaggcaagcggatcacctgaggtcaggagttcaagacagcctggccgatatggtgaaaccctgtctctactaaaaatacaaaaattagctgagcatagtggtgagcacctataatcccagctactcgggagactgaggcaggaaaatcacttgaacccgggaggcaaaggttgcagtgagccgagataacaccactgtactccagcctggacagcaagagcaaaactgtctcaaaaaaaaaagatatactttAAAGGATTAGGATACCTAATTATTTACTCACTCATTAATCTGTGCATTTATTCAACGAACATTTGTTGAACACTTACTACATGCCAAGCAAGGAATCACTAAGATACATGATCCCTCCTTGGAGAAGCTCAATGGTTCAGCTACGTGCAGGCAAACATGTATATAATAATTATGCCTCAAAGTGTGAAATACTAAACAGACATAAACAAAGTGGTGTAGGCATGTCAAGGATGGGGCAAGTTTCTGTGTGCAGGAGGAGGGAGCAGACAAGATGATCTCTGAGCCGGGCTTCTGAAAATATCAGCCTCCAGGAACTGGCAAATGGACTTAGAACCTTGTGGAGGGTTGTAAATAGCAACCCACAGCCCCGAGGGAGAATCAGAGGGAAACCCCAGACAGAATCTCTAATTCCTTTTGGTGTGCTTTTTATTTCAAACCACACCAAACAAGAGGTGCTTTAAACTAGGAATTTGTAAAGTGATAAGAGAAGTGTATCTTAGTCAATAATCTTAACTTAGGCCTGGTTTACATTAgtcaagaaaaatggaaaattgagaaaattaccatataattttaaaaaattaaattacttaagCCGTCATAACAGTTATGCCTGGCAGGCCAGACGCAATGGCTTACatcagtaatcccaacactttgggaggccaaggtggccatgTGATATGGTAAAAAGCTCTATAAAACTGCTTACTTCAATTATACTTTaactttctgttgaaactgctctttataatttaaatgtgaataagtaattaaggactctGATcaccaccctacccagacaatgtgtaaaggaatgctaatcttgacttttgtgaaccacttaagtaacaaccagaatgttaaaaagtcccctggccctcggagtgTCTGGAGCCTCTCACCCTCATCTTCacccaggaatccactggaatgtctggagcccctcaCTCTCATCTCCGCCCAgcaggtgatttacagaatccactggtgctcggaatgtctgaagaccctcatcccccacccctccccttacCCTCACTCCCAAGGTGATTTTTACGGgaataaaaggtcttgacaccctcctttcgacgccacaggttggagagatacgagtcctccgtggtcgccgacaataaagaccctgcaatttggcatacttttgtcttagtgttgactttctatgctcgggccagtacaacaggcagatcacctgaggtcgggagttcgagaccagcctgaccaacatggggaaaccccgtctctactaaaaaaaaatacaaaattagccaggcatggtggcgcatgcctgtaatcccagctactcaggaggctgatgcaggagaatcgcttgaacccaggaggcggaggttgcagtgagctgagatcatgccattgcactccagcctgggcaacaaaagcaaaactctgtctcaaaacaaacaaacaaaaaatagttatGCCTTgtctaaagcaaaacaaaaatagaaaaccaatgaAGCAGGAAATGATAGAGTACTTCCTATGTGCAAGGCACTGCACTGgctgattgaatttttttttttttttttttttttcagatttaaaaagaaatgaggtcttgccatgttgcttaggctgatctccaactcctgggctcagacagttgtcccaccttggcttccaaagagctgggattataggtgtgagccgccataccTGGCTTAGGAGGGTTTTTGCTGTTATTGTTCTTGTTTAAGTATAAGATATTATAAAATGTAGTTCCTTCCCTCAGTGAAGGTGATGTATTAGTTTTTTTGTGTGGAAATAAAATGTGTACATGTAAATAATAGAGTAAGCAGTGATGCCATAAATTACGAAGACCCAAGGGATTGATGACAAGTGTCAAATCACTGAAACTGCTGAAATTTAACGGAGGAACCGCTTCAGTTCCGGAAAACATGATAGAAGATTCTGCAAAAGGACAATTTGAACTGGACATGGAAGTAAGGGAAGATTCATTCAGTTAATGATTTGAACAACACAAATTAGCTTTATAAGTTTTTCAAGAATAAAACTATCACATAAAATTAGATgactgtattttgcatgaaatatttgtatttatgtatgttgaaaatTTATATTGATAACCGGGCAAGAATTATTCAGGATTTGGTTGCCCACATACTTGGAATTTAATGCTACAAAGTATATTGTGTTAAAGTCTCTGAAAAGAGATGACACTGAAAAGTAAATAGGGACCTCtccaatttacatatatattgagTACAGGAGCAACTGAAACTTTTATATATTGTTGATGATGGTGTAAAATAGAACAACCACTTAAGAAATTGTTTGACAGttctccagcctgaccaacatgatgaaactccatctctactaaaatacaaaaaagaaattgacagtttataaagttaaaaataggtCCTGcagtccagcaattccactcccaagacaaatgaaagcatatgtaCACTAAAAGACTAGAACGAGAAGTTTATagtagctttactcataatagctAAAAGGGTTCAGGATATGCCACCCCAGAATATGTCACTTTGGCGTattgattattttgagctgaagccAATTGGAAATTATAGCAGATATAGAAAAGGCTctcagccagatgcagtggctcacacttgtaatcctagcactttgggaggctgagacagcggatcacgaggtcaggagttcaagaccagcctgaccaacatggtgaaaccccatctctactaaaaatacaaaaattagccagcctcgGTGACTGACGTCTGTAAtattagctactctggaggttgaggcagagaaatgcttgaacctgggaggtggaggttgcagtgatttcactctgaggttgcagtgagttggtGCCACAAAGAAATGTCTCAGGTCAGTTTAATTCTCAGGCCCAGCTACAGAACCTAAGAGTAGAGGAAATTTTTACTCCCTACATAGCTAAAACTGAAAAAgctccaaatgttcatcaacaggagACTAGAAAAATAGATTGTGGTATAAGTActatttatcaatttaaaaaaaggaatggcAGGTACTCCAACCACATGGGTGAATCTCATAAATGTTATATTGAGCAATAGAAGCCAGGTAATAAAGAATACATCCTGGCGGCTCCTTTCTCTTCCGGTCCTAGGAGCTTCGGGAACCGCAGcttgggtgcagacatggccaagtccaagaatcacaccacacacaaccagtcccgaaaatggcacagaaatggtatcaagaaaccccgatcacaaagatacgagtctcttaagggggtggaccccaagttcctgaggaacatacactttgccaagaagcacaacaagaagggcctaaagaagatgcaggccaacaatgccaaggccatgagtgcacgtgccgaggccatcaaggccctcgtaaagcccaaggaggttaagcccaagatcccaaagggtgtcagccgcaagctcgatcgacttgcctacattgcccaccccaagcttgggaagcgtgctcaggcacgcattgccaaggggctcaggctctgccagccaaaggtcaaggtcaaggccaaggccaaggatcaaacccagtttcagttccagctcaggctctcaaaggtgcccaggcccctataaaggcttcagaatagatatctttgtctgccaatgtgaggacagaaggactggtgtaactcccctggggctgccatctgcatggggctggggtcctcctgtgctatttgtacaaataaacctgaggcaggattaGTTAGCCTCTGTCTATgatcctgggaaaaaaaaaaaaaaaaaaagaatacatcctGTAAGATTTATTTATATAAGTTTCAGAACAAGTAATTCTAATTTATGGTGAAAGAaattgctgggcgcagtggctcaagcctgtaatcccagcactttgggaggccgaggcaggtggatcacgaggtcaagaaatcgagaccatcctggtcaacatggtgaaaccccgtctctactaaaaatacaaaaaaattagctgggcatggtggtgcgtgcctgtaatcccagctactcaggaggctgaggcaggagaattgcctgaacccaggaggcggaggttgcggtgagctgagatcacgccattgcactccagcctgggtaacaagagcgaaactctgtctcaaaaaaaaaaaaaccagaaatcagAACAGTGATTTCCTACAGCATTGAGAATTGATTAGAAGGAGTCATTGAGCAATTTCCtaagccagacatggtagctcacacctgtaattccggcactttgggaggccaaggtgggaggatggcttgagctcaggagttcaagaccagccttggcaatatggtgagacccccccaactctattgaaaaaaaaaaaaaaaggccaggagtggtggctcacacctgtaatcccagcattttggaaggccaaggtgggtggatcgcctaaggtcaggagttcgagaccagcctggccaacatagtgaaaccctgtctctactaaaaatacaaaaattagtcacgcATAATAGTGggcacttataatctcagctactcaggaggctgaggctacagaatcacttgaccccaagaggtagaggttgcaatgagccaagatcatgccactgcactccagcttagccGACAatagcaaaactgtctcaaaaaaaattaaaaaatagggcTAGgagtagtggttcacacctgtaatcccagcactttgggaagccaaggcaggcagatcacctgagattgggagttttcaagaccagcctgaccaacatggaaaaacaccatctctgctaaaaatacaaaattagttggacgtGATGGCACttgtctgtaatcgcagctactcaggaggctgaggccggagaattgcttgaacacaggaggcagaggttgcagtaagctgagattgtgccactgcactctagcctgggcagagcaagacttggtctcaaaaaaaaaagagaaaactttagtAGTTACTGTGGCATTCATTTGGAAAAATCACCTCTGGTAATCTGAATCAACTTCTTCATAAGGTTTTCAGGAACCTATTGTCATTTATAAGATATTGGTTTCATTTCTCCAACCGTAACTTCTTAGTTACTTTCATTTACTGTATACTTCCTTTAACAGATTTAAGTTGGGTTGATCTCAAAGTGAAGGATGGAGAAACTAATTCTCTATTGTCACAAGGAAAAGGGAAGTCATGAAGTTACAGGGGTGAGtccaccatttttattttttaaattacagtgaaTCAAAATATCTGCTTCACTACAGAGAATTAAGATGCCATTCTTCCTATGAACTACCATGGCAGTCATTTGGAACCCAACATGTTGCTTTTTAGTTTATCTTTTCAACTAAATCATGACTCTTTAAGGCAGCAGAATGTCCCTGGGGGACAATGCAATGGTGCTATGATGTCATCTTTCTGTCTGCCAGTGCCCATATGCAAGTAGAACCAATATAGAACAATGGAAGATCTAAGTACCCGGATCTTTCACCAGTTTCTCATTTCTCATAATGAATCTACCATATCAAAGAGATACTTGTGCATACTTCCTTTGAGTAAAACACCCTAATGGACATGAATTAAGAGATCCATACTTTTGAAACTTTTCAAAGCaattctttataataattatatgtgGAATATATAATTTCCTATTATTTGtctgaaaatgcaaaatggatctataatatttattttagtgaACATATATCTCTATTCATGTTACGATAGTATCAAATATAGCAAATAACATCAAATGTAAGACTTATTCTCTCTAAATACCACCTGACTATTTCAGTTTCAAGTTTACTGTGTGGTGTCACATGCTTCATCCACTGGTCATGACAACTGATGAAGAAACTGGAGGAAATCAACCACTTAATTAAAATGCATACTTTATAAATACTGTGTGTAGTGTGCTAAGCACTGAGAGAGAGAGCCATGGATGTAGCAGCTGCTTCAGATGGAATCTAGTTAACATTTGACATATTACTAGAGCTGAAAGATGTTCAgctaaggccaggtgtggtggctcatgcctgtaatcccaacactttgagaggccgaggcaggtggtcaggaggtcaggagttcaagaccagcctggccaagatggtgaaacctggtctctactaaaaatgcaaaaattagccaggcatggtggcaggtgcctggctgaggcaggagaattgcttgcacctaggaggcagaggttgcagtgaaccaagatcacacaattgcactccagcctgggcaacagagtaagactctgtctcaaaaaaaacaaagatgttcAGCTAATAAGATACCTGCATCGCATATTAAGAGGCAAAACATGAATGTAACGGTTTGGGAATTTGGTAAAAGGAGGTTACAGAATTGAACATTAGGAACAGAATTATTGCTCTGTGCTAGATCCATACATCATCTCACTTCCCTTAGTCTTTCAAAGTCCAAAAATGATCTGAATATAGGAAAGTTAAGCCATTGAAAATCTGGAcagggcatggtgcctcacacctgtaatcccagcactttgggaggttaaagcaggtggataatgaggtcaggagttcgaggccagcctagccaacctggtgaaaccctgtctctactaaaagtacaaaaattagctgggcatgggggcgtgtGTCtatcatcctagctactcaggaaaccaaggtaggagaactgcttgaacccagaaggtggaggttgcaggttgcagtgagctgagatcagccactgcactccagactaggggacagaccaaaactctgtctcagaaaaaaaaaaaaaaaaaaaaaaacgtctgGTTACAGATCTCATTCTACCCTTTGGGCTGGGAGCAAGAAAAGGTATGAAGACTGCTTTGGAGGTAGAGTGGGCTAATTTGACCAATCACTAGACAAATTAAACTGGGAGCTTTTGAGGGAATAATGAGGTTTTGGAGATCAGGTAAATAAAAGCAAGACAGCATAAGACAGTAGGACAAGCATACCCAAGTGCAAATCCTGCTCAGTCACTCTGTTTATGACCCCTAGCAAGTTACTTAACACCTGCAAACCttcattttttcatctataaaaagcagagaaagaactACCTTATAGGGAGTTGAAATAATTGAAGATGTTAATGTATGCCAAGGCTATCTGATACATGGGtagtactcagtaaatatctaCTCCTTTGTCTTCCTCTACAAAAATAGATATTAGGATCCTTGCTTCCCAATTTTGAAAGCAACTATTTAATTTAGCccataaagtcttttttttttttttttttttttgagatggagtttcgctgttgtaaccctgactggagtgcaatggcacaatctcggctcaccacaacctccgcctcctgggttcaagcaattctcctgcctcagcctcccaagtagctgggactacaggcgtgcaccaccatgcccagctaatttttgtatttttagtagagacggggtttcaccatgttgaccagaatggtctcgatctcttgacctcgtgatccaccctcctcggcctcccaaagtgctgggattacaggagtgagccactgcgcccggcagccCATAAAGTCTTATATTAATACTGAAAAAATCAGTGCCTATTACACattgcattttcaaaatgttaactGTTTTACTTTGCCATGCTCACTCATGTTTATCTTGACATGAAatcaatatttacataaatattgaaTAGTATATGTAGTGACTGACTTACTATAGCTTGATTCAATTTAACAAATTTTCAGTTACTATTATTATAGTCAGCCCCAGAGAAATTATTAAATGATCAAGACACAGAAACTAACAGGGTATGCAAGGAAAGACCTGCGTTGTTAGTAACCCAGCTTCTCTCCAAACACAAGAAGCTATGGCTTCAGTTTGGATTTCATAGCCAGTTGTATTGTTTTAGTGATTATTTCTTACATATCCAGAAACAGTTTGATTAGTTTGAATTGACTTTTgtaatagaaagaataaatcacTTTCAGTTGATGTTGTGAAACTATTAACAGGCACCTAGTTATTGCAAAAAATGGAAGGAGGTAAGATCTATTTTTCTTAGATACACATAATATTTTAATCTAGATCTTCCCTTTGTATGTCCCTACACCACATCCACAttttgaagaggaagaaaaaaacgtGCTTTCTACATGACCACAAGATCAACCACTGCTGCCTGCTAGACAGAAAAAGGGCGGCATTAAGTGTGCAGCCATCTGCTTGTCACTGGTTCCTGGTGAGGCAAGAATAGCTAATTAgcaccctcaccccaccccactcttGTCTCGTTGCCCCACCATCTGGCTGGTCTCCCCTTGCCACCAAGGCCAGCTTCTTCCTGCACCCTCTGGCTTGAGGAGGCCGGAGACATTTGCCTTCTTAGGAGGCAGCAAAAACAGCCTTCAGCAGCACCTTAAGCTATGAATTTCTGAAACTGAAAGAAGATTACACAAATTACCTCCTCTCTCCACCAGCAATGCTCTCTCCTTCACTTATCCCTGTTACCTTAACTAAAACAACTTCTCCTCTATCCAGGAAAATATCTCTGGAATCCAGTCTATTTTATAATTGACAGTTGTCTAATAATCAAAAGGTACCTAATTCCTACACTGAGTCTCTCTCATCAATTTTATTTAAGGATTTTGGGGCAGAAATGGGATGCAAAATTATTCAGTAAATGTAGTGTACTTCACCATACAGCCACAGGAAATGGTGAGAGGGGACGTTTAATTGGAAACAGTGACAGCTCAAATCCCTTACTCATTAAAGACATGTAGAATAAATAGGACATCAGCAAAGCAGACTAAGGTTTTGAGATTTCACAGGATAAACAGTGAACTTTCTAATGAGTAAACAAATACAGAGTAGCTATCACCAGACTGATTCTTCTATTTGCCTGAGAAATGATGCCATCtggataaactgatgtttgtttcactaaaaaaaaaatttcttgctAACCTAGGATTCAgttaaacacatatacacacacttttCCCTATATTTCTGTCTTGTTCtgacttctttcttctctttttctatcttATAGTGATACAAGCCATACACTTTAAAAAAGCTTAACAGTCCAGCTTAAAAGAGGAAAGGcaagaggaaaatagaaaataaattttgaaaatttcaaaactGTAAATATTAGCTTAGAATATGAATCCGATTAGAATCTTGGAGATAAGCTGTAGCTAAGCTTACTATGAAAATACTTGCCCCATAGTTATATTTCAAAAGCAACAATGTAAacttgcaaaagaaaacaaactataaaaaattatggGGTTTTAATATCAGAAATTTTACCTCACTAAAATAACCTGGTAGAAGAAATTGTCCAAgtgtatcttttgtattttaacaacagaaggaaagagaggccAACGAACTCtagtttagaatatttttctaagtTACATGAAATAAAGCTGTGACCCAGATCTGAACAAAACACCAGATGCTTCCTACCTAGAGGAGACAGTTGCAATTTTTTTGGCTGCTGACCCTCCCATGTTTAAGGAATTCCTCACCATTTAAGTCTCAGTAAGAAACAGGGTCCCCCTCCCACTCTAGATGCTAAAAAGCCATCCACCAGATCAACTGCCTATTTCTTTTGCAGGCCTAGGTTTGGCCAATCAGGTGCACCAactccagattctttttttttttcttttttttttgagacatgatcttcctctgtcaccccggcaggacagtgcagtggcatgatcttggcttactgcaacctccacaccaTCCGGACCAGctattttttcgtattttttttcagagacaagcaTCTCATCATGTTAcctgggctggccttgaactgctcagctcaagcaatccagtcgcctcggcctcccagtgctgggattacaggtgtgagccaccactcctggctccaGATTTTGACTCTGGAGCCAGTCACTCTAAGCAATGGAAGAGAGGTGCATCCATTCTGGTAGCCACATCCTGTTTCAAAAGGCAGTCGGGACTGGAggcggtgactcatacctgtaatctcagccctttgggaggccgaggtgggtgggtcacttgaggtcaggagttcgagaccagcctgaccaacatggtgaaaccctgtctctactaaaaattaaaaaaaaaatatatatatatatatatatataaaaatataaattaaccaggtgtggtggtatgtacctgtaatcccagctacttgggaggctgaggcaggagaattgcttgaacctgggaggcagaagttgcagtgagcagagatcacgccactgtactccaacctggatgacagagcaagcctctgtctctggaaaagaaaaaaaaaaggcaatggggACAACAGCTATATCCTATGTGCTGGTGAGGGTGGCAGCTGGAGAGTCTCCTTCTCCTTGGCAGCAGCAATGACCTGCTTAGACATGTTATTAGACCCCACTATGTAGCCTCTTTTGACCTTGGACTTTTTCCCTCCTATGATTCTGTGAGCTACCCAAAATGTTTTCAGTACTGTCCTTTTCTGCTTATGCCAGAATCAGCTTCTATTACTGATTCTGAAGAACCCTAAGGGACACAGAGTCTCTGGAATAGTGACTTAGAATTAAAAAGAGAGGAACCAGGGCATGAagtacag
This Callithrix jacchus isolate 240 chromosome 2, calJac240_pri, whole genome shotgun sequence DNA region includes the following protein-coding sequences:
- the LOC144581404 gene encoding large ribosomal subunit protein eL29-like: MAKSKNHTTHNQSRKWHRNGIKKPRSQRYESLKGVDPKFLRNIHFAKKHNKKGLKKMQANNAKAMSARAEAIKALVKPKEVKPKIPKGVSRKLDRLAYIAHPKLGKRAQARIAKGLRLCQPKVKVKAKAKDQTQFQFQLRLSKVPRPL